A genome region from Myripristis murdjan chromosome 16, fMyrMur1.1, whole genome shotgun sequence includes the following:
- the LOC115374175 gene encoding CCN family member 3-like codes for MSELAASLFFCISIQMFTLVWSQVCPQRCHCPQDPALCAPGVPLILDNCVCCLVCAGQKGEVCSETKPCDTRKGLRCDYTADIHKRTGVCVAHEGDVCVLDGSVYQNGQTFFPSCKYQCMCRDGQIACVPRCNVDVMLPGPDCPMPRRVQVPGECCEKWVCEPQAEASALGGFAMAAYRQEETVSFDAWDPSLNCIEQTTEWGACSRTCGIGVSTRVTNKNRRCEMVKQSRLCMVRPCDDQLDQTQLTQLAPKRGSKCQRMVKSTKAIQLSYKNCTSVQAFKPRYCGSCTDGRCCTPHSTKTALLQFQCANGKTARRLVMVIQSCACHHSCPQDNAVWQASDLAYSGMRL; via the exons ATGTCAGAGCTCGCagcatctttgtttttctgcatttcaaTACAG ATGTTTACACTGGTCTGGTCCCAGGTGTGCCCTCAGAGGTGCCACTGCCCCCAGGATCCTGCCCTCTGTGCCCCCGGGGTGCCCCTCATCCTGGACAACTGTGTCTGCTGCCTGGTGTGTGCCGGTCAGAAAGGAGAGGTGTGCTCTGAAACAAAGCCGTGCGACACTCGTAAAGGGCTGCGGTGTGACTACACAGCCGACATCCACAAGAGGACCGGCGTCTGTGTGG CTCATGAGGGAGACGTGTGTGTTTTGGACGGTTCTGTCTACCAGAACGGACAGACGTTCTTCCCCAGCTGTAAGTACCAGTGTATGTGTCGTGATGGGCAGATCGCCTGTGTGCCGCGCTGCAATGTGGATGTGATGCTGCCTGGGCCGGACTGCCCCATGCCCAGAAGAGTTCAGGTGCCTGGAGAATGCTGCGAGAAATGGGTTTGTGAACCCCAGGCTGAGGCCAGTGCACTGGGCGGCTTTGCTATGGCTG CCTACCGTCAGGAGGAGACGGTGAGTTTCGATGCCTGGGACCCCAGCCTCAACTGCATTGAGCAGACCACAGAGTGGGGCGCCTGCTCTCGGACCTGCGGCATTGGCGTGTCCACCAGAGTGACCAATAAGAACCGGCGATGTGAAATGGTCAAGCAGAGTCGGCTGTGCATGGTCCGACCCTGTGATGACCAGCTGGACCAGACACAGCTGACACAGCTTGCCCCCAAg AGAGGCAGTAAGTGTCAGAGGATGGTGAAGAGCACCAAAGCCATCCAGCTCTCCTATAAGAACTGCACCAGTGTCCAGGCCTTCAAGCCTCGCTACTGTGGCTCCTGTACAGACGGTCGCTGCTGCACCCCTCACAGCACCAAGACCGCTCTGCTGCAGTTCCAGTGTGCCAACGGTAAAACTGCCAGGAGGCTGGTCATGGTGATCCAGAGCTGTGCCTGCCACCACAGCTGCCCCCAAGACAACGCCGTGTGGCAGGCCTCAGACCTGGCATACAGCGGCATGAGGCTATAG
- the enpp2 gene encoding autotaxin isoform X2, protein MLLQKLLLRILSVLCGTNVCLGYVYGRPKRSGEEGSTAKTESRSASSSVALSGSCRSRCFELVEAEPPLCRCDNLCKTYNSCCSDFDQLCLRTEGGYECSKDRCGETRNEQHACHCSDDCLAKGDCCTNYKTLCKGDSSWLQDECEDIKTPECPAGFVRPPLIMLSVDGFRASYMKRGSTVIPHIEKLRSCGTHAPYMRPVYPTKTFPNLYSLATGLYPESHGIIGNSMYDPVFDATFTLRGREKLNHRWWGGQPIWITAVKQGVKAATFFWPVAIPLERRILTMLQWLHLPEGERPYVYAMHSEQPDTYGHKMGPMSTELNNPLRMIDRIVGQLMDGLKQMKLHRCVNIIMVGDHGMEEAGCERTEFLSSYMTNIDDIILVPGSLGRIRSRYPNNPKYDPKAVVANLTCRKADQHFKPYLKQHLPKRLHYANNRRIEEIHLLVERKWHVARKVPEGKRHCGFSGDHGYDNKINSMQTIFLGYGPTFKFKTKVPAFENIELYNVMCDLLGLKPAPNNGTHGSLNHLLRSPTYRPTMPEEVSRPTPSGPVPTGTDDLGCTCDDKNKVEELNQRVRQAIDDSRNLPYGRPAVLFRTKYSILHHSDYISGYSEPLSMPIWTSYTVSKQVEVSPLPEALTNCVRPDVRVPPAFSQSCTNYRADKQITYAFLYPPQLSSTMDGKYDAVLITNTVPMYPAFKRVWGYFQRALVKKYANERNGLNVVIGPIFDYDYDGVRDSAEKMKQYVSGTIPIPTHYFVVMTSCLDFTQAADSCSGPLSSSAFILPHRPDNDETCNSSEEESRWVEDLMRMHTARVRDVELLSGLDFYRRTTRSYPEILSLKTYMHTYESEI, encoded by the exons ATGTTGCTACAGAAACTG CTTCTGCGGATCCTGTCCGTCCTGTGTGGCACTAATGTCTGCTTGGGATACGTCTACGGCCGACCCAAACGCTCCGGAGAAGAGGGGTCTACAGCCAAGACAGAGT CTCGCTCTGCGTCCTCCAGCGTGGCTCTCTCCGGCTCCTGCAGGAGCAGGTGTTTTGAGTTGGTTGAGGCGGAGCCGCCGTTGTGTCGCTGTGACAACCTGTGTAAGACCTACAACAGCTGCTGCTCGGACTTCGACCAGCTCTGCCTCAGGACAG AGGGGGGGTACGAGTGCAGTAAGGATCGCTGCGGGGAGACTCGTAACGAACAACATGCCTGCCACTGCTCTGATGACTGTCTGGCCAAAGGAGACTGTTGTACCAACTACAAGACTCTGTGTAAAG GAGACAGCTCCTGGCTGCAGGACGAGTGTGAGGACATCAAGACACCTGAATGTCCTGCTGG gtTTGTGCGTCCACCACTCATCATGCTGTCAGTGGATGGATTCAGAGCTTCTTACATGAAGAGGGGCTCCACTGTCATACCGCACATTGAGAAGCTCA GGTCATGTGGTACCCATGCTCCATACATGAGACCGGTTTACCCCACCAAAACTTTCCCGAACCTCTACTCACTGGCCACG GGTCTTTATCCAGAGTCTCATGGGATCATCGGCAACTCCATGTACGACCCGGTGTTTGATGCCACCTTCAcgctgagaggcagagagaaactCAATCACCGCTGGTGGGGAGGACAGCCG aTCTGGATCACAGCAGTGAAACAGGGAGTGAAGGCTGCCACCTTTTTTTGGCCAGT TGCCATTCCATTGGAGAGGCGGATACTGACCATGCTGCAGTGGCTCCACCTTCCCGAAGGAgagag GCCCTATGTTTACGCCATGCACTCTGAGCAACCAGACACATATGGACACAAAATGGGACCAATGAGCACAGAA CTGAATAATCCTCTGAGGATGATTGACAGGATTGTTGGACAACTAATGGACGGCCTTAAGCAGATGAAACTGCACCGCTGTGTCAACATCATCATGGTGGGGGACcatg gTATGGAAGAGGCCGGCTGTGAGCGGACAGAGTTCCTCAGCAGCTACATGACCAACATTGATGACATCATTCTCGTCCCTGGGTCACTGGGCAGAATACGTTCCAGATACCCCAACAACCCTAAAT atgaccCAAAGGCTGTTGTTGCAAATCTAACA TGTAGGAAAGCGGACCAGCACTTTAAGCCTTACTTAAAGCAGCACCTGCCAAAGAGACTGCACTACGCCAACAACCGGCGCATCGAGGAGATTCACCTGCTGGTGGAGAGGAAGTGGCACGTTGCCAG GAAAGTCCCCGAGGGGAAGAGGCACTGTGGCTTCTCTGGTGACCACGGATATGACAATAAGATCAACAGCATGCAG aCTATTTTCTTGGGATATGGACCCACATTTAAGTTCAAGACTAAAGTCCCAGCCTTTGAAAACATTGAGCTTTATAATGTCATGTGTG ATCTACTGGGTCTGAAACCGGCTCCCAACAACGGGACCCACGGCAGTCTGAACCACTTGCTGAGAAGCCCCACCTACAGACCCACCATGCCCGAGGAGGTCTCCAGACCAACGCCCTCTGGCCCTGTTCCCACAGGGACAGACGACCTGGGCTGCACTTGTGATGACAAG AACAAAGTGGAGGAGCTAAACCAGCGAGTGAGGCAAGCTATTGATG ACAGCAGGAACCTGCCGTACGGTCGGCCTGCAGTTCTCTTTCGTACCAAGTACTCCATCCTGCACCACAGCGACTACATCAGTGGCTACAGTGAGCCTCTCTCTATGCCCATCTGGACATCATACACTGTCAGCAAACAG GTAGAAGTGTCCCCCCTGCCTGAGGCCCTGACTAACTGTGTGAGACCTGACGTCCGCGTCCCCCCAGCCTTCAGCCAGTCATGTACCAATTacagagcagacaaacagaTCACCTATGCCTTCCTGTACCCGCCTC AGCTGTCCTCTACCATGGATGGAAAATATGATGCTGTTCTCATCACCAATACTGTTCCCATGTACCCTGCCTTCAaga GGGTATGGGGTTATTTCCAGAGGGCACTTGTGAAGAAGTATGCAAATGAGAGAAACGGGCTCAATGTGGTCATCGGACCCATATTTGACTATGACTATGATGGCGTCAGGGACTCAGCTGAGAAGATGAAACA GTATGTAAGTGGTACGATACCCATCCCCACGCACTACTTTGTGGTCATGACCAGCTGCCTGGACTTCACGCAGGCCGCTGACTCCTGCTCCGGCCCCCTGAGTAGCTCCGCCTTCATCCTGCCGCACAGGCCCGACAACGACGAGACCTGCAAC AGCTCTGAGGAAGAGTCCCGCTGGGTGGAGGACCTGATGAGGATGCACACAGCTCGAGTCAGAGATGTGGAGCTTCTGTCGGGTTTGGACTTCTACCGCAGAACCACAAGGAGCTACCCTGAGATCCTCTCCCTCAAGacctacatgcacacatacgaGAGCGAGATCTGA
- the enpp2 gene encoding autotaxin isoform X1, producing MLLQKLLLRILSVLCGTNVCLGYVYGRPKRSGEEGSTAKTESRSASSSVALSGSCRSRCFELVEAEPPLCRCDNLCKTYNSCCSDFDQLCLRTEGGYECSKDRCGETRNEQHACHCSDDCLAKGDCCTNYKTLCKGDSSWLQDECEDIKTPECPAGFVRPPLIMLSVDGFRASYMKRGSTVIPHIEKLRSCGTHAPYMRPVYPTKTFPNLYSLATGLYPESHGIIGNSMYDPVFDATFTLRGREKLNHRWWGGQPIWITAVKQGVKAATFFWPVAIPLERRILTMLQWLHLPEGERPYVYAMHSEQPDTYGHKMGPMSTELNNPLRMIDRIVGQLMDGLKQMKLHRCVNIIMVGDHGMEEAGCERTEFLSSYMTNIDDIILVPGSLGRIRSRYPNNPKYDPKAVVANLTCRKADQHFKPYLKQHLPKRLHYANNRRIEEIHLLVERKWHVARKVPEGKRHCGFSGDHGYDNKINSMQTIFLGYGPTFKFKTKVPAFENIELYNVMCDLLGLKPAPNNGTHGSLNHLLRSPTYRPTMPEEVSRPTPSGPVPTGTDDLGCTCDDKLRVKSRGQRGLKVTLVRGYNLESLWLCLLQNKVEELNQRVRQAIDDSRNLPYGRPAVLFRTKYSILHHSDYISGYSEPLSMPIWTSYTVSKQVEVSPLPEALTNCVRPDVRVPPAFSQSCTNYRADKQITYAFLYPPQLSSTMDGKYDAVLITNTVPMYPAFKRVWGYFQRALVKKYANERNGLNVVIGPIFDYDYDGVRDSAEKMKQYVSGTIPIPTHYFVVMTSCLDFTQAADSCSGPLSSSAFILPHRPDNDETCNSSEEESRWVEDLMRMHTARVRDVELLSGLDFYRRTTRSYPEILSLKTYMHTYESEI from the exons ATGTTGCTACAGAAACTG CTTCTGCGGATCCTGTCCGTCCTGTGTGGCACTAATGTCTGCTTGGGATACGTCTACGGCCGACCCAAACGCTCCGGAGAAGAGGGGTCTACAGCCAAGACAGAGT CTCGCTCTGCGTCCTCCAGCGTGGCTCTCTCCGGCTCCTGCAGGAGCAGGTGTTTTGAGTTGGTTGAGGCGGAGCCGCCGTTGTGTCGCTGTGACAACCTGTGTAAGACCTACAACAGCTGCTGCTCGGACTTCGACCAGCTCTGCCTCAGGACAG AGGGGGGGTACGAGTGCAGTAAGGATCGCTGCGGGGAGACTCGTAACGAACAACATGCCTGCCACTGCTCTGATGACTGTCTGGCCAAAGGAGACTGTTGTACCAACTACAAGACTCTGTGTAAAG GAGACAGCTCCTGGCTGCAGGACGAGTGTGAGGACATCAAGACACCTGAATGTCCTGCTGG gtTTGTGCGTCCACCACTCATCATGCTGTCAGTGGATGGATTCAGAGCTTCTTACATGAAGAGGGGCTCCACTGTCATACCGCACATTGAGAAGCTCA GGTCATGTGGTACCCATGCTCCATACATGAGACCGGTTTACCCCACCAAAACTTTCCCGAACCTCTACTCACTGGCCACG GGTCTTTATCCAGAGTCTCATGGGATCATCGGCAACTCCATGTACGACCCGGTGTTTGATGCCACCTTCAcgctgagaggcagagagaaactCAATCACCGCTGGTGGGGAGGACAGCCG aTCTGGATCACAGCAGTGAAACAGGGAGTGAAGGCTGCCACCTTTTTTTGGCCAGT TGCCATTCCATTGGAGAGGCGGATACTGACCATGCTGCAGTGGCTCCACCTTCCCGAAGGAgagag GCCCTATGTTTACGCCATGCACTCTGAGCAACCAGACACATATGGACACAAAATGGGACCAATGAGCACAGAA CTGAATAATCCTCTGAGGATGATTGACAGGATTGTTGGACAACTAATGGACGGCCTTAAGCAGATGAAACTGCACCGCTGTGTCAACATCATCATGGTGGGGGACcatg gTATGGAAGAGGCCGGCTGTGAGCGGACAGAGTTCCTCAGCAGCTACATGACCAACATTGATGACATCATTCTCGTCCCTGGGTCACTGGGCAGAATACGTTCCAGATACCCCAACAACCCTAAAT atgaccCAAAGGCTGTTGTTGCAAATCTAACA TGTAGGAAAGCGGACCAGCACTTTAAGCCTTACTTAAAGCAGCACCTGCCAAAGAGACTGCACTACGCCAACAACCGGCGCATCGAGGAGATTCACCTGCTGGTGGAGAGGAAGTGGCACGTTGCCAG GAAAGTCCCCGAGGGGAAGAGGCACTGTGGCTTCTCTGGTGACCACGGATATGACAATAAGATCAACAGCATGCAG aCTATTTTCTTGGGATATGGACCCACATTTAAGTTCAAGACTAAAGTCCCAGCCTTTGAAAACATTGAGCTTTATAATGTCATGTGTG ATCTACTGGGTCTGAAACCGGCTCCCAACAACGGGACCCACGGCAGTCTGAACCACTTGCTGAGAAGCCCCACCTACAGACCCACCATGCCCGAGGAGGTCTCCAGACCAACGCCCTCTGGCCCTGTTCCCACAGGGACAGACGACCTGGGCTGCACTTGTGATGACAAG TTGCGTGTAAAAAGTAGGGGCCAGAGAGGTTTGAAAGTGACCCTTGTACGAGGCTATAACCTGGAGTCACTCTGGCTCTGTCTCTTACAGAACAAAGTGGAGGAGCTAAACCAGCGAGTGAGGCAAGCTATTGATG ACAGCAGGAACCTGCCGTACGGTCGGCCTGCAGTTCTCTTTCGTACCAAGTACTCCATCCTGCACCACAGCGACTACATCAGTGGCTACAGTGAGCCTCTCTCTATGCCCATCTGGACATCATACACTGTCAGCAAACAG GTAGAAGTGTCCCCCCTGCCTGAGGCCCTGACTAACTGTGTGAGACCTGACGTCCGCGTCCCCCCAGCCTTCAGCCAGTCATGTACCAATTacagagcagacaaacagaTCACCTATGCCTTCCTGTACCCGCCTC AGCTGTCCTCTACCATGGATGGAAAATATGATGCTGTTCTCATCACCAATACTGTTCCCATGTACCCTGCCTTCAaga GGGTATGGGGTTATTTCCAGAGGGCACTTGTGAAGAAGTATGCAAATGAGAGAAACGGGCTCAATGTGGTCATCGGACCCATATTTGACTATGACTATGATGGCGTCAGGGACTCAGCTGAGAAGATGAAACA GTATGTAAGTGGTACGATACCCATCCCCACGCACTACTTTGTGGTCATGACCAGCTGCCTGGACTTCACGCAGGCCGCTGACTCCTGCTCCGGCCCCCTGAGTAGCTCCGCCTTCATCCTGCCGCACAGGCCCGACAACGACGAGACCTGCAAC AGCTCTGAGGAAGAGTCCCGCTGGGTGGAGGACCTGATGAGGATGCACACAGCTCGAGTCAGAGATGTGGAGCTTCTGTCGGGTTTGGACTTCTACCGCAGAACCACAAGGAGCTACCCTGAGATCCTCTCCCTCAAGacctacatgcacacatacgaGAGCGAGATCTGA